The following coding sequences lie in one Capsicum annuum cultivar UCD-10X-F1 chromosome 5, UCD10Xv1.1, whole genome shotgun sequence genomic window:
- the LOC107871657 gene encoding secreted RxLR effector protein 161-like codes for MRNPKKSHLEGVRRIFRYVKSTLGYGILYKKGEDCKLCGYCDADYAGDHDTRHSTTGYVFMLASGEISWCNKRKTTVSLSTTEAEYRAATVAAQESTWLVQLMKDLQ; via the coding sequence ATGCGAAATCCAAAGAAGTCTCATTTGGAAGGAGTTCGTCGAATCTTTAGATATGTGAAAAGTACACTTGgctatggtattttgtataagAAAGGTGAAGATTGCAAGTTATGCGGTTATTGTGATGCTGACTATGCAGGAGATCATGATACTCGACACTCAACTACTGGATATGTATTTATGCTTGCATCAGGAGAGATCTCATGGTGCAATAAAAGGAAGACAACTGTGTCTTTATCAACAACAGAAGCGGAATATCGGGCAGCAACAGTTGCAGCTCAAGAAAGTACATGGCTTGTACAATTGATGAAGGACTTACAATAA